The genomic segment gatactaatatctacagttagtactagtggttgtatatatagtgtatgtatgtgagtgtatagattggtaggtgtgggttaagtgtgctgggtttacttggatgggttgaacttgatggacactggtcttttttcaaccctatgtaactatgtaactattactgATTTAAAGAACTAAAATCTATATCAAGCAGCACCTGATATCAGTAGTTAGTATAATTTAATAACCAAACATTAGAAAGGATTTACTTACTTTAGTGTTAACTTCCTGGGAAAACCCTGCTTTCTGCATTTCAAATTCACGTTTGGAGTCAGCCATTTTTGTGTCAGCAAGGTATTTCACATCAAGCATTTCCCTCTTGCACAATGCTTCCTATAGCAAAAAACATTTTAGTAAAACATTGCCTTTGAAGCTCAACATTTACTATTAATTACCGGGGTGGGAAGTTAGATATTACTTGCATGTTCTGCTGTCACATTCTTGTCTAATGGGGAAAAGGCAGGtgtatagggggcccagtggcACACTGGACTAACAGGCAGTTTCAGTAGGTGTTTAAGCAAATGTCTTATTCAGATTCCTTAAGACAGAGGAGGGTCCCTAAACTTATTTTGCTATAGGGTCCAGTAACTTCTACTTCTAGGATTACCACTCACCCTTATACCAGCATCACGTTCTGCTTCAGCCACTCCAATATCAGCATCTCTCCTAACAGCAGCAGTCTGAGCTTTACCAAGGGAACTTAGATATTCAACCTTGTTATACACATCCCGTAGAGAGAAAGGAGACCGAGGAAGATTTTAAACTATTTCAATGACACTGCTTTGCAATTAAGGCAGATCAAAAATGAGCATTTCCAATAATCTCTTCTAAGGACAAAGCTGCACTTGCAGCTTCCTGTTGTGAGAAAACACACCTTTATTTCCACAAAGTTATAGTTGTAGCGGAAATATGTTCCATTTACAGCCAGAGGGAATACCATTTTCTTGCATTTCTAATCAAGTATCTCTTATTGCAGTAATTTTAGCTAACAATGCACTAGAATGTAAGGCATATAATAACTAGTTGATATAGGATTTGCCATATTGTTCCCAGCTTGTCATACCTTGATGGTAAAACTGAGGATTTCAATACCCATGCGTCCCACATCAGGGGCTGCCACTTCTCGAACTAGTTTGGCAAACTGATCTCTGTCCTGGGAGATTTGTTCCACAGTTAGTGTTCCTGTATAAGACAACAGAGTGACACCAGTATTTTAGGAAGAATATTTTATCGTGGGAAAGACCCCCCTGTGAAATGCAGTGTCTGCCTCAGCTGTGCATTGCTTGTTGCTATGTTGGCAGCAGTAGTGGCCATCATACATCAGGATCCCTCCCAGAACTGCCCTAATAAATGGACAAAAAGGAAATGTATTCAGTGCCCAGTGACCACCCTATCATTAGCAATCATTTTCGAATGATATATCACCCAGAAATAGTTGACTCCTCTTTTAAATCTCTTTTGATAGCTCTGCAATATCCTAAAGGACAGTAAAGGCCAAATTCAAAGGTGGCGGGTGCTGGGGTTGGTGCCagagctgccatcaggggggcacagctggtacgatcgtcccgggcccttttagctttaaagggggcccggccgcgctagagttcccttagcttgggccccctttcatcaagcccgggCCGGACCCAATCTTTAGTTgtgtcttcctctatgtgccgcggctctctgctacatcctcacttttataaggttgcgtccgtgcgtactgacgtcacacgcacggagtGCAGCCTTATAAacgcacagaagcagctgggagtgGCGGCACATAGAGGGGGACATCAcaggagctggaggatacttggggggccctgggggaagctgaaagatgcttgggggggccctgggggaagctgaaggatgcgtgggggggccctgggggaagctgaaggatgctggcggtgccctgggggaagcaggaggatgctgtgggggagctggaggatgcttataggccctgggggaagctgaaggatacttggggccctgggggaagctgaaggatgcttggggggccctgggggaagcatgaggatgcttggggggagccggaggatgctgggggtgccctggggtatgagtatgagtaatttgggggaggaccactgatgttttagggggccctgggctggctagcaatgatttagggcaggggtctcaaactcgcggcccgcgggccatttgcggccctcggtacaatattttgtggcccgcaccaatgccttcgcaaaagcaatgaatggatcacgatttttattgcgattcaagggataatgcaaggcacggcgggcgggagctgctgattgcggaaatgacgttatgccatcataacagttattatgggaagacgttctgtgtgcacaattagctgctaactaaggagctaattgtgcccacagaacgtcttcccataacaactgttatgatggcataacgtcatttccgcaatcagcagctcccgcccgccgtgccttgcattatccgataaaaaagtccatgaaggcttgcattttgtgaaatcccttatgcggcccagcctcatcctgactttgcctcctgcggcccccaggtaaattgagtttgagccccctgatttagggggtacctgccctggcaccaatgcaaaatgtaacccctggctaccaatgtctgtctgtcttttgtattgatgggtCACTGgagggggtgtgggaggagggggggccccgtgatttctgatggcggccctggttggtGCCAAAAGTAATtgctatatttttccctttttttcccctttctaaAGCAGCACAACTTGGCCATTTTACCTGCCTTTCCAAGTCGACCATAGGTAGACTAgatgtggccatacataggcagatctaagctgctgatttggcccctttAGACCATGTTGGCAACCTTTCTGCCTGCCCAAAAATTAACCAGTTATCAATCAGGCAGGCTTTTAAATCCCATCAGgttgaggactgcatcagctcattgatacagtcctcGCCCCATCAGCCTGCATCCTCGTCATTgcgatctgattgtttggcccgaaGGCcaaaccttgccaaatgagagcatctttcaatgtatgggcaGATTTGTTCCTTGGCATTAGAAAGACATTAACATCCAGCTTTTGCACATGGTGGGTGCCCAGCATACATGCCCTCTCTATTGCACCCTAAAAACAGCCTTGAATATAAAAAGCATCTCATAAAGGTCATCAAaggaattgtagttcaacaagagcCAGAATGATCAAGTTTGCCTGTCCCTACATCCAAGATTCTGAGAGGCAGCTGGAAGCAGTATGTGACACCCGCTGAATCACAATATATAGTGTGACCTAGTGACAATCTGTTATGTACAACCAATTGTTCAATATCCTTTGCACATTATGtgttattattgtgtagtatcATTGATTCTAATTGTTAGCATAGGATACCAGGCATTATACATTGCTTTAAGTTATATTTTAACGGGAATGcttaatcatttactgatattttcTTATTCCTTGGAAAAGTATTTCTTATTGCTATGTAAATTTCAGACCAATAAAATGCTGACACTGATGTCTCTGGAAGAACCATTATTCACAAAGCCCAGTGCAATACTTTTAGGTGGAGTTTTCCTAAGGCACCTATTGCAATTATTGTCCCCTTGGAGTTTTTTTCCAGACAGAGTATGCAGCTTATTGGCTTTATAGGGGGGCCtgtctaaatatatatttgaaaatctCCCAGATATACCTGGGGGAGGTCAGATAACCTAGCTTGTTGTAGAGCCCATTATTGTGTTAAAGCTGTCCTCCCAACAGATTGGCATGTGCCTTTATTTAGTATCCAGTTCCTAGCCTGGTGGCAAATGATCAGAATGGGCCACTTTGTTCCAGCACATGGGCAGCCAAATTGGACAAATATCTATTTGTTTGTTAACTGAGCCAAGCAAGTGAATCTGTTGGtgtattcaggcccggatttgtggagaggccacaaaggaccGGCCTATAGCGGCAGATATGTAGGGGCACCgcaggaattttttttaattttgctcccatacggagcaagagggacctctccccacagctccgtatgggactttaaatgtaaATCCGGTGCTGGGTGTATTGGTGGTTTAGGAAGCATTGCTTATAGAATTGCAAAGCTGAGAAGCAAGAGAGGTTGGACAAGGGCGATGCTGTGGCTGTGAGCAGTTGGACAATATAATGGCTCTGACAGAACAGGGGAGACAACCAGGAATGTAGGTGGATGTAATAGAGATGTGCAGCGAGGTGCTGAGAAGGTAATGACTTTAATAGATCCTaccccgactccttcctatacagaaggaaggctaggatcgatcaattgatcgtcgcatagtggattcttccctgcatcgccatatcgccctatttcaaattaCCGGatgccaagttttagcaggtattttctaataaagcattcaaaataataaatggtgtgcagtatagggcaattattggggcagggtagaatagattttttacttaaaaaattttaatgttacttttcctttaagcttttcCCATTGTTAGATTTCCCAAGATAAAAGCTAGCCGTTCCACACACAGCTTGGTGCAGTTACGAAACATGTATCGTAACACATGGACGATCATTTATGAACatggtgcagtgagcaaagtgcaatattgaggcgtaattgctatgttttttaccCACTATGCAGCATTttaccccagaattccagcatcattgtagcCAAGTGGCAAGCTGATTCCATTGCACACAATGTGTCAGTTGCATGTGCCAGATTTTTGCTAATGAAATGTCGGCCTAGGCTAGCATTCTCAGAGTGGGGACTGTGGCACTTTTAGCGCATGGCTTTAAAACTGCATTAGCATGTGATTATTTTAGCACAAttctgttgcacaaattgtcacagcCTGCTGTCAGGCCCCTAGAAGTACCACCGCATTCTGGGTGGCTGTAGCTCCCAGGTTTCCCAGAGTCAGTAGGCGCATTCGCAGCACTTGAGTCAGGACAGATGCAGTGGAGTTCAGCACTACTATGTGGGGGTACAAGAGTGCATTTGAATATGAATATTAATGCTGTACACAGGAAGATGCTGTTCCCAACTCAGGTTCTGTAGCAATGGGCTTTTTGGGGAACAAAATGTTAGTTGTGCCAGTTCCAGTCATAATGAGGTTGTTGTGCCAGCTCAGCCCATAATGTCCCATACCACCCATTTCTGTGAGGGGCTTTGCTAGGAAACCAGCACCTTTATTTCTGTGCTTCTGGTAGAAGGGCAGCAAAAATATTTCATATTGGATTCAAACATCATTCCTCCAACTTGAATTAAACAAAATACCTGTGCCTGTCTGTGTATTGGCAGTAAGTTATCACTAGTGGGTCTCTCAAGTTGCCAAAGCCCAGACAGCGACTTTAAACCATACTTGTGTCCAATTACAATTTTAACTATGAAATGGTACCCAATTCATAAAGGttcatatattttccctttttatacagtggcttgcaaaagtattcggcccccttgaacttttccacattttgtcacattacagccacaaacatgaatcaattttatttgcagttatttatttgtaaaaaatgtttgtaatcatgtatgattttccttccacttctcacgtgtacaccactttgtattggtctttcacgtggaattccaataaaattgattcatgtttgtggctgtaatgtgacaaaatgtggaaaagttcaagggggccaaatacttttgcaagccactgtatgtttcTATAGGTGTTTATCACATGATATGGGCTCATACAATACTGAATATCATTGCCCTCTGCTGTTTGGCCTGGGTAGTAGCCGAGCAGAACAACAAAAgctaatatcatgaaatctaaagggaataatgtaaatggcaaaagtgtttccatgtatatgttccctttaaggCTGTGGCACATCAGCCAATCACTGCGCACAGCCACATGTGAATAGCAAGTGTGGGGTGCAGAGAGGTATCAATAGACAGGACCAAACCAGTGGCCTTTATAGCATTTCCCTGGCCTGCAGGAAAGTAAATTATTATATGGCTATAATGTTATTGCAGACAACACACACatagttatatataattatttatttaccagttggtaccattactagtgatgagcgaatctgttccgtttcgacgaaaaattcgcaaatctttcaaaagatccgcgaaacggtgaaaaatttgcgaaacggcgaaaatgttgtgcgactattgtttcattgcccgcggctattattttgttgcgctgctattatttagtcgcccgcagctattattttgtcgcgtggttattgtttcgtcgcccgcggctattatttcatcgcctgcggctattatttcgtcgcacggcggcaatttttggatgtgcggcgaatttttccgcggctaattttttcatccgttccgcaaaacaatccgccaatggcgaaacgcgaaaattcgccacaaatccatgcctggcgaaacatttcgcccatcactagccaagACTGTAGGGCTAGGCGAATTGCTCTGATTTCTAGAAGATTGATCAGTAGAAGAGCTTCTTCCGGAGACCACCAGCCCTGAAATGATATCCCTTGAGGCCGTCGTGACAATCTGCCAGGATGGTTTTGTGAATATCCGACCTTCAGATAGGCGGTAGGGGTTCAGCCaccactccagggatctcttgaTTCCTCTTGAGAAGGATATTCTCTGGTGCAGCGAACTTCTGCGCCAACGCCTGAGTATTGTTGCCTGAAGAGGGTGGTGGTGAAATTGAGCATATGGGACTGCTTCTGTAGCTGACACCATCAGACCGAGGACTCTCATGCATGTCTGAACCTTAGGGTTATGAGACACCTTGAGGCGCATTATGAAGGACTGCAGTTTCAGCTGTTTGTCCCCCGGGAGAAACACCCTCTTCTGGCGACTGTCGAATCTCAGTCCCAAAAGTTCATGCTCTGACTGGGAAGAAGAGAGGACTTCTGGGTGTTGATCATCCAGCTGAATTCCTGGAGACTCTTCCTCAACGTGTCCTGACAGGGACACGCCAGGGGCCGCGTGCGTGGGCTCAAGCGCAAAATGATGACGTCATTGCGGGCGTGCTGCTCCATGGCGAGTGTGAGTGGCTGAGGTAGGCGGTTACCTAGGGAATGTGTTCAAGGAGAATTTCGCTTACCCGAAGGCAAGAGCGGGTGTGCTGCACTTGTCTTGCCTGGTCCCGAGAAGGGACCTCCCTGCTCCATATTGCCGACCAAACCTGAGGGCATTGGAGAGGGGTATCCCTTGGAGGGGGCTGACAGGCAGAAGACTGGCTCAGGTCCCACCCCCAGGTGTTGGTACTAATCACCATCTGATGCTGTCCTTGTGTAGGGCCCTCTAGGTGCCAGTCCTAACCTCCTGTAATGAGGACAATGATCGCAGAGAAGGGGGGATAAAGGGAGAAAGAGTGGGTACAATTCTTACGTCACTGCAGTGTCCTGTCTCCTGGtgggaggggccctttaccccactgttcctgtgtcccccttacatGTGCGAGAAATGGTGCATTTACAGTATGACTGCACAAGTATTCACCCCCTTGGACTTCTCTGCATTTTATTGTATTACAATCAGGATTGggatttttaacatttaatttacaCAACATTCTAACATTTTaagttacaaaatgttttttgttctgtGACCCAAAAGTTAAAATCCCCTTTGACTGCAATTGCAACCATGAATCCTTTGGGGTaagtctctaccagctttgcatgCCTGGATCCTACAGGTTTTTCTAATCCTGCTAGGCTAAAATACGCAGGTTGGCCGGGGACTGTTAGTAAAACAGCAGTTTTTATGCATTGATTCAGATTCTCAGTCAGACTGAGGTCTTGGCCTTACCTTCCTTCATCCCAGTTTTGTCTCCTGCAAACTGAAGGCTTTCCAGCTGCCCGCTAACCTCACCGCTTTCCCAGTACCTGCCACTGAGTATCACCCTCACAACATACCACTACCACCGTCTTGCTTCATCACAGCAGCAGGATTCTCAGTGCTTATGGGTGCTGCTTTCCACCACACAGTTCTTTTAACTAAGACACACTGGGGAATTCACAGAATAGCCCTTTTCAGAGTAAAAGtcgtggtaaaactggtgtaaaatagTTTCTTCATAGTCACAAACAGACTGTGCCACTTTACACTGACAGGGaaggaccataccattttatgcGGACTGGGGTGTGGACCGTACCACTTTATGTGGATGGGGGCAGATTGTACCACTTGCGCAGATAGGGGCAAACACTACCACTTGATGAGGAAAGGGGCAGACTGTACCACTtgatgtgggggggggaggaCTGTACCAGTTTCTGTGGACAGGGGGCAGACCGTACCACTTCCCATGGATGGACTGTACCACTTTCCACCAATGGAGGCAGACAGTACCACTTCAAGTGGATGATGGGGGCGGACGATACCACTTTCCATAGACCACATTCTGGAGACGGGGGGGGCGCTTACAGTAACACTTTACAAGGATAGGGGGCAAACCATATTACTTGATGACAGAGGCTGACTGCACAACTTTATggtgtagaccagtgctgtccaactggcggcccgtgacccccctctgtgtggccccccacctgtctggctgctttgatggcttacctttgagtaagatttaaatggtatcagtactgagattaactggccccctgcatggttctcacctcagattcaggctgtaatccctctgtattgtttaaaaatgtaatcccctgtgttgttcacactttttaatccttgcattggtcaaccactgcattgttcacacctcaggctcaggctgtaatcacccccattgttcacacctcagacattgtaggcactgcctggactatgctgcctgtgtgtatggcacacacagggagcatagggtaggcagattatggcacataggcagcatagggcagggagggtatggcacacacaggcagcatagggcaggcagagtatggcacacacaggcagggtagggcagacagagtatggcacatacaggcagggtagggcaggcagagtatggcacatacaggcagcatagggcaggtagagtatggcacacacaggcagcatagggcaggcagagtatggcacacacaggcagggtagggcaggcagagtatggcacacacaggcagggtagggcagacagagtatgacacacacaggcagcacagggcatttagagtatggaacacacaggcagcatagggcaagtaaagtatggcacacccaggcagggtagggcaggcagagtatggcacacacaggcagggtagggcaggcagagtatggcacacataggcagggtagggcaggcagagtgctgcctgtgtgtgccatactctgtctgccctatgctgcctgtgtgtgccatactctgcctgcccttagctgcctgtgtgtgccatactctgcctgccttatgctgcctgtgggaggtgaacatggcaagggtttgttttgggagtttgttagcagttggaaatagccattaaatgatccctaaggtgtgtaattatgtgctgggggttgctatgctatccacaggggaggaggaggcatatggatttcagggtatatattaatatgacataatataattcttttacatttgaatgacAGTAGATAttcccgcagtaaggaccaagcatttgggtttttgctgcgctaccaccattgtgataaaataggtgtggtttaaaaaagtggagtggtcaaaagtgacttccattagcggccctccaccatgtatgcgagaaattccggcccttggcaccgcagaagttggacagcactggtgtagaccATAACCACTTAATGTGGAGTGGGTTATGCACTGTACCACTTCATGCGGATGGGAGGGTTTGAACCAAACCACCTGATGTGGACAGGTGTGAGGTCTGTACCACTTGATGTGGATGGACCATACCACTTTATACAAATGGGGGGACCTTACCACTGATACAtctccaaataataataatatcctacAGGTTACCGCGTTTTAAACGGATCCGTTGCAGCAGCTCAGTCACTTCTCCGATGGCACAAGGGACATATTTCTGCTACAGAGAAAAGCTGCAACGTCACTAGCCAAATGAAATGCGGCAGCAGAATACTCCGGCATTATAACATATTACTTGCATTAATCAATGCACATGAGAAAACGAATGCCTGCGTGAAATCGCCACAATACATGTAAAAGACACAGTGTAAAGCTCATATCATCACTGCGACAATCACACAAAACACAATTCTGGAGCACGTCGCAAAAGTGACGCAGTTAACAATTGGTCTTGCTGAATGTttcggaaatccattatccagccTTCTCAGCGTGCGAACTCTCGCCTACTCACATTCATAGCTCTCGGGTATCGATTGCTCGGCCGGGAGGAGGCGGAGATACGCAAGATGGCGGAGAAGACGTCTGGCGGCTCGCAACGAGCGGGGCAAAAGGTGAGCGCT from the Xenopus tropicalis strain Nigerian chromosome 5, UCB_Xtro_10.0, whole genome shotgun sequence genome contains:
- the LOC100490322 gene encoding flotillin-2, with product MEQGGPFSGPGKTSAAHPLLPSGHVEEESPGIQLDDQHPEVLSSSQSEHELLGLRFDSRQKRVFLPGDKQLKLQSFIMRLKVSHNPKVQTCMRVLGLMVSATEAVPYAQFHHHPLQATILRRWRRSSLHQRISFSRGIKRSLEWWLNPYRLSEGRIFTKPSWQIVTTASRDIISGLVVSGRSSSTDQSSRNQSNSPSPTVLARTLTVEQISQDRDQFAKLVREVAAPDVGRMGIEILSFTIKNLPRSPFSLRDVYNKVEYLSSLGKAQTAAVRRDADIGVAEAERDAGIREALCKREMLDVKYLADTKMADSKREFEMQKAGFSQEVNTKKAEAQLAYELQAAKEQQKIRQEEIEIKVVQRKKQIDIEEKEIVRMDKELIATVRRPAEAEAYRMQQIAEGEKVKQVLYAQAEAEKIRKIGDAEAATIKAIGKAEAEKMKLKAGAYQQYGEAAKMAMVLECLPQIAAKVSAPLAKVDEIGILSGDNSKITGEMNRLLAEVPASVQALTGVDLTKIPLIQKATGILA